One Glycocaulis abyssi DNA window includes the following coding sequences:
- a CDS encoding type II 3-dehydroquinate dehydratase, which produces MARPVFILNGPNLNLLGTREPEIYGSATLSDIEAACAEHASMLGLTIDFRQTNHEGVLIDHVQDAGRDASALIINPAGYGHTSIALHDALKAIAIPAIEIHLSQPAAREAFRHHSYVSSAVSGTISGFGARSYILGIEAVHALIAASGPKTKA; this is translated from the coding sequence GTGGCGAGACCAGTTTTCATCCTGAACGGGCCCAATCTCAACCTGCTCGGCACGCGCGAGCCGGAGATTTACGGCTCTGCCACGCTGTCCGATATCGAGGCGGCGTGCGCAGAGCATGCCAGCATGCTGGGCCTGACCATCGATTTTCGCCAGACCAACCATGAAGGCGTGCTGATCGACCATGTACAGGACGCCGGGCGCGACGCATCCGCCCTCATCATCAACCCTGCTGGCTATGGCCATACATCTATTGCGCTGCACGATGCCTTGAAGGCGATTGCCATTCCGGCCATAGAGATACATCTGTCCCAACCGGCTGCGCGCGAGGCGTTCCGCCATCACTCCTATGTTTCCAGCGCCGTTTCCGGCACAATCAGCGGGTTCGGCGCCCGCAGCTACATCCTTGGCATAGAGGCCGTCCACGCGCTGATCGCCGCGTCCGGCCCGAAGACAAAAGCATAA
- the thiS gene encoding sulfur carrier protein ThiS — protein MTKTASAADIAVTVNGEARHLPAGLTLAGLLTHLGLDTRKVAVERNLEIAPRSAYGQIAVEDGDRLEIVQFVGGG, from the coding sequence ATGACGAAGACCGCCAGCGCTGCTGACATCGCCGTGACGGTGAACGGGGAGGCGCGTCATCTGCCTGCGGGCCTGACGCTGGCCGGGCTGCTGACCCATCTGGGGCTGGACACGCGCAAAGTCGCGGTGGAACGTAACCTGGAGATCGCGCCGCGTTCGGCCTATGGGCAGATCGCGGTCGAGGATGGTGACCGGCTGGAGATCGTCCAGTTTGTTGGTGGGGGGTGA
- a CDS encoding thiazole synthase, which produces MTEKTSPDTASTLPEDRPFTVAGRTFNSRLIIGTGKYKSYAQNAEALAASGAEIITVALRRVNLSDSSQPMLVDHIDPKKVTFLPNTAGCFTGEDAVRTLRLAREAGGWNLVKLEVLSDPKHLYPEMEETLRATKLLIEDGFDVMVYCSDDPVYARKLEDAGACAIMPLGAPIGSGLGIQNPVNIRLIIEAAKVPVIVDAGVGTASDATIAMELGCDGVLMNTAIAEAKDPVRMARAMKHAVIAGRESYLAGRMAKKRYADPSSPLAGLI; this is translated from the coding sequence ATGACCGAAAAAACCTCCCCCGATACCGCCTCCACCCTACCTGAAGACCGCCCGTTCACGGTGGCCGGGCGGACGTTCAACTCTCGCCTCATCATCGGCACCGGCAAGTACAAGAGCTACGCGCAGAATGCCGAGGCGCTGGCGGCCTCCGGCGCGGAGATCATTACTGTCGCATTGCGCCGGGTGAATCTCTCCGATTCCAGCCAGCCCATGCTGGTCGATCATATCGACCCGAAGAAGGTGACCTTCCTGCCCAACACGGCCGGGTGCTTTACCGGCGAGGACGCGGTGCGCACGCTGCGCCTGGCGCGCGAGGCGGGCGGCTGGAATCTCGTAAAGCTCGAAGTGCTGTCGGACCCCAAGCATCTTTACCCGGAGATGGAAGAGACGCTGCGGGCCACAAAACTGCTCATCGAAGATGGCTTCGACGTGATGGTCTATTGCTCTGACGATCCGGTCTATGCCCGCAAGCTGGAGGATGCCGGGGCGTGCGCGATCATGCCGCTCGGCGCGCCCATCGGCTCCGGGCTTGGTATCCAGAACCCGGTCAATATCCGCCTCATCATCGAAGCAGCTAAAGTCCCGGTCATCGTCGATGCGGGCGTCGGCACCGCCTCTGACGCCACCATCGCGATGGAGCTGGGCTGTGATGGCGTGCTGATGAACACCGCTATCGCCGAGGCCAAAGACCCGGTGCGCATGGCGCGCGCGATGAAGCACGCTGTCATTGCGGGGCGCGAATCCTATCTCGCCGGGCGCATGGCCAAGAAGCGCTATGCTGACCCCTCCAGCCCGCTGGCGGGGCTAATCTAG
- a CDS encoding VOC family protein, with amino-acid sequence MMEARLSLVTLGVADIARSKAFYEAMGFKTAFQNEQIVFLPMGGLVLALFGKHDLDADMARENSGHGHIALAHNTRSEAEVDAIIDHAVASGGSLLKAAHKADWGGYSGYFADPDGHAWEVAYNPHWTIDAEGRINMAP; translated from the coding sequence ATGATGGAAGCTCGCCTATCCCTCGTCACGCTAGGCGTGGCGGATATCGCGCGCTCCAAAGCCTTCTATGAGGCGATGGGATTCAAGACCGCGTTCCAGAACGAGCAGATTGTCTTCCTGCCGATGGGCGGGCTGGTGCTGGCGCTCTTCGGCAAGCACGACCTTGATGCCGACATGGCGCGCGAGAACTCCGGTCATGGCCATATCGCGCTCGCGCACAACACCCGCAGCGAAGCGGAGGTCGATGCCATTATCGATCATGCTGTGGCGAGCGGTGGCAGCCTGCTCAAAGCTGCGCACAAGGCCGATTGGGGCGGGTATTCGGGCTATTTCGCCGACCCGGACGGCCATGCATGGGAAGTCGCCTACAATCCCCATTGGACGATAGACGCCGAAGGGCGGATCAATATGGCTCCCTGA
- a CDS encoding DsbA family protein yields MRFLTGLLAAGLLVACSPANGDTDETDSSAIEQIVHRYIVENPEVIEEAIVELQRRARAREQAQLIAGAQEYRDAIYEDARDPVAGPEDAELTIVEFFDYRCPYCVQVNDWLEDVMERHEGRIRVVYKELPLLGQASEEAARAALAVWSLSPDTYRDFHNALMQAGSPMNAERIELIAAEHGIEPDALREAMASPEIEEHLDSVYQLARSIGVSGTPFFVIGGDIIPGADIGRLNRIVAAALEN; encoded by the coding sequence ATGCGTTTTCTGACTGGCCTTTTGGCCGCCGGCCTTCTTGTTGCCTGCTCACCCGCCAATGGCGACACCGACGAAACCGATAGCTCGGCCATCGAACAGATCGTGCATCGCTATATCGTGGAAAACCCGGAGGTGATCGAGGAAGCCATCGTGGAATTGCAGCGCCGCGCGCGCGCGCGCGAACAGGCCCAGCTGATCGCCGGGGCGCAGGAGTATCGCGACGCAATCTACGAGGATGCAAGAGACCCGGTGGCCGGCCCGGAAGATGCCGAGCTGACCATTGTCGAATTCTTCGACTATCGCTGCCCGTATTGCGTGCAGGTGAATGACTGGCTGGAAGACGTAATGGAGCGCCATGAGGGGCGCATACGGGTCGTTTACAAGGAGCTGCCGCTGCTGGGACAGGCTTCAGAGGAGGCCGCCCGCGCGGCGCTGGCGGTCTGGAGCCTGTCTCCCGACACCTACCGCGATTTTCACAATGCGCTTATGCAGGCCGGCTCACCGATGAATGCCGAACGCATCGAGCTTATCGCCGCCGAACACGGCATCGAGCCGGACGCGCTGCGCGAAGCCATGGCTTCGCCGGAAATCGAGGAACATCTCGACAGCGTGTATCAGCTGGCCCGTTCGATAGGGGTCAGCGGCACGCCCTTCTTCGTGATCGGCGGCGACATCATACCCGGCGCCGATATCGGACGGCTGAACCGGATCGTGGCCGCCGCGCTGGAGAACTAG
- a CDS encoding M48 family metalloprotease gives MTIITRLRDCCASATALAASAAMILGPSAPAHAQGISLIRDTEIEAVMQGYTDPLLDAAGLDSDSVGLYLVGNNEFNAFVTRGQNIFMHTGAIVIAEYPGEIKAVIAHEIGHIEGAHLVRFGDGTRGAMATMIATLGLGIVAAMAGAGAGGAAIIASAPQFATLDMLRYTRTQEAAADQAAITFMERTGQSSRGLVTTFERFRYQEVMSEARRYEYFRSHPLSSQRIEAMRRRVEASPYYDVEDSPEEIAELRRIQAKIIGFTVAPAQVFQRYPESDTSLEARYARSVAYFRQGRLDHARERLAQLIEMEPENPFFHELEGQMLYESGRIADSVAPHRRAIELMPDAPLLRVNLAASLIGTGEADALDEAVSHLRFALAREQQNSWAWFQLALAHEARGETALAQLATAERFFSVGNSMQAYIFANRARDELDSGTPAWVRASELIAVAEPTPQEIREWNRAERNRRQPLASPAFH, from the coding sequence ATGACGATCATTACCCGCCTGAGAGATTGCTGCGCCTCTGCGACGGCCCTGGCCGCCAGCGCGGCGATGATCCTCGGACCGTCCGCGCCCGCCCATGCCCAGGGCATAAGCCTGATCCGCGACACCGAAATCGAAGCGGTCATGCAGGGCTATACCGACCCCTTGCTGGATGCGGCAGGGCTGGATAGCGATTCGGTAGGCCTCTATCTGGTCGGAAACAACGAGTTCAACGCCTTCGTCACGCGTGGCCAGAACATCTTCATGCATACCGGCGCAATCGTGATTGCCGAATATCCCGGTGAAATCAAAGCCGTTATCGCGCATGAAATCGGCCATATCGAAGGCGCGCATCTGGTGCGCTTTGGCGATGGCACGCGCGGCGCCATGGCGACCATGATTGCCACGCTGGGGCTGGGCATCGTTGCCGCCATGGCCGGTGCCGGTGCGGGCGGGGCGGCCATTATCGCCTCCGCGCCCCAGTTCGCGACGCTGGACATGCTGCGCTATACGCGCACCCAGGAAGCCGCCGCCGATCAGGCCGCCATTACCTTCATGGAGCGCACAGGCCAGTCCTCACGCGGTCTGGTGACCACGTTTGAACGCTTCCGTTATCAGGAGGTGATGAGCGAGGCCCGGCGCTATGAGTATTTCCGCTCTCACCCCCTCTCGTCCCAGCGCATCGAAGCCATGCGGCGCCGGGTAGAGGCATCGCCCTATTACGATGTGGAAGACAGCCCCGAGGAGATCGCCGAGCTGCGGCGCATACAGGCCAAGATCATCGGCTTCACCGTGGCACCGGCCCAGGTGTTCCAGCGTTACCCTGAAAGCGATACCAGCCTTGAGGCCCGGTATGCGCGCTCGGTTGCCTATTTCCGGCAGGGAAGGCTGGACCACGCACGCGAGCGTCTGGCACAGCTGATCGAGATGGAGCCGGAAAACCCGTTCTTCCACGAGCTGGAGGGCCAGATGCTCTACGAGAGCGGACGGATAGCGGACTCGGTCGCACCCCACCGGCGCGCGATCGAGCTGATGCCCGATGCACCGCTTCTGCGCGTGAATCTTGCCGCATCGCTGATTGGAACCGGCGAAGCCGATGCGCTGGATGAGGCGGTCTCCCATTTGCGCTTTGCGCTGGCACGCGAGCAGCAGAATAGCTGGGCCTGGTTCCAGTTGGCGCTCGCCCATGAGGCGCGCGGAGAGACAGCGCTGGCACAGCTTGCAACGGCGGAACGCTTTTTCTCGGTCGGCAATTCGATGCAGGCTTACATCTTTGCCAATCGCGCCCGCGATGAGCTGGACAGCGGCACCCCGGCCTGGGTGCGCGCCAGCGAACTGATCGCAGTTGCAGAACCGACACCACAGGAAATCCGCGAGTGGAACAGGGCCGAGCGCAACCGGCGCCAGCCTCTGGCAAGCCCGGCATTCCACTAA
- a CDS encoding Rne/Rng family ribonuclease, which yields MSRKMLIDASHPEETRVVIVDSNRVEDFDFESASRSPIRGNIYLAQVTRVEPSLQAAFVEYGGNKHGFLAFNEIHPDYYQIPFEDRQALREAEAELTADTDSDGGDDADDDEDLMEEIARKRRNLLRKYKIQEVIKRRQVMLVQVSKEERGNKGAALTTYLSLAGRYCVLMPNTDRGGGISRKITSATDRKRLKSAVQSLDLPRGMGLIIRTAGAARTKLEIKRDYDYLIRLWETIRETTLKSVAPSLIYEEGNLVKRAIRDLYDKDIEHVLVEGEEAYKEAKGFMRMLMPSHATKVQPYTDDMPLFLRHGTESQLEAIYSPVAQLKSGGYLVINPTEALVAIDVNSGKSTKERNIEQTALRTNLEAAEEAARQMRLRDLAGLIIIDFIDMEDNKNIRAVEKKMKEVLAKDRARIQMAKISQFGLMEISRQRRRTSLVEGSTEPCPHCNGIGYLRSVESSALAAIRSVEEEGLKGRALKIALHLPNEVALYLLNEKRDYLRAVEQRFDMRVLIATDIDLKRDGSRIERLEARKDGDRGPYVPKPITVEAGSLTAEEEADRQAAEEEAALEAGAAAEEAHEDTRSEKADGDGGERKSRRRRRRRGGRDRDSDHAEAQAGGDAEAADADSDGDEEGESADRAPATSAQDEDGKPKRRRRGRRGGRGRRRRGDGETRDDQAAASSSGESSEIAGLSVIEPGESEAIGSGETPPARTRPSRRRKQAVEDAPAAAESAVEAAEPAASEEAPKPKRTRRKKAEPAEAAPAQSEAAVEAEAPAKPKRTRKAAPKKADAETAEAPAESASEDAPKQKKAPARKPRAKKAEPASEAPATETGEESENTGPKRSGWWQRSGKLFGMGS from the coding sequence ATGTCCCGCAAAATGCTGATCGACGCCTCCCACCCGGAAGAAACCCGGGTGGTCATTGTGGATTCCAACCGCGTTGAAGATTTCGACTTTGAGTCGGCTTCACGCAGCCCCATCCGTGGCAATATCTATCTCGCCCAGGTCACCCGTGTAGAACCCTCGCTTCAGGCCGCCTTTGTCGAATATGGCGGCAACAAGCACGGCTTTCTGGCCTTTAACGAGATCCATCCCGACTACTACCAGATCCCGTTCGAGGACCGTCAGGCCCTGCGCGAGGCCGAAGCCGAGCTGACCGCCGATACCGACAGCGATGGCGGCGACGATGCCGATGATGACGAGGATCTGATGGAGGAGATTGCCCGCAAACGGCGCAACCTGCTTCGCAAATACAAGATCCAGGAGGTCATCAAGCGCCGCCAGGTCATGCTCGTGCAGGTCTCCAAGGAGGAGCGCGGCAATAAAGGCGCGGCGCTGACCACCTATCTGTCGCTGGCCGGACGCTATTGCGTGCTGATGCCCAATACCGACCGTGGGGGCGGCATTTCGCGCAAGATCACCAGCGCGACCGACCGCAAGCGCCTGAAAAGCGCCGTCCAGTCGCTCGATCTGCCGCGCGGCATGGGCCTCATCATCCGCACAGCGGGCGCGGCGCGCACCAAGCTGGAGATCAAGCGTGATTACGACTATCTGATCCGTCTGTGGGAGACGATCCGCGAGACCACGCTGAAATCCGTTGCTCCCTCGCTGATTTACGAGGAAGGCAATCTGGTCAAGCGCGCGATCCGCGACCTTTACGACAAGGATATCGAGCACGTCCTGGTCGAAGGCGAGGAAGCCTACAAGGAAGCCAAGGGCTTCATGCGCATGCTGATGCCGAGCCACGCCACCAAGGTGCAGCCCTATACCGACGACATGCCGCTTTTCCTGCGCCACGGGACCGAAAGCCAGCTTGAGGCGATCTACTCCCCCGTCGCACAGCTGAAATCAGGCGGCTATCTGGTCATCAACCCGACAGAGGCGCTGGTCGCCATCGACGTGAACTCGGGCAAGTCGACCAAAGAGCGCAATATCGAGCAGACCGCGCTGCGCACCAATCTGGAAGCGGCCGAGGAAGCGGCGCGCCAGATGCGCCTGCGTGACCTTGCCGGCCTCATCATTATCGATTTCATCGATATGGAGGACAACAAGAACATCCGCGCCGTCGAGAAGAAGATGAAAGAGGTGCTCGCCAAGGACCGCGCGCGCATCCAGATGGCGAAAATCTCCCAGTTCGGCCTGATGGAAATCTCCCGCCAGCGCCGCCGCACGAGCCTGGTGGAAGGCTCTACAGAGCCCTGCCCGCACTGCAATGGCATTGGCTATCTCAGAAGCGTGGAATCGAGCGCTCTGGCGGCTATCCGCAGCGTTGAGGAAGAGGGCCTTAAAGGGCGCGCCCTGAAGATCGCGCTGCATCTGCCCAACGAGGTGGCGCTCTACCTGCTCAACGAGAAGCGCGACTATCTGCGCGCGGTCGAGCAGCGCTTCGACATGCGCGTCCTGATCGCGACAGATATCGACCTGAAGCGCGACGGATCACGCATCGAGCGGCTGGAAGCGCGTAAAGACGGTGATCGCGGACCCTATGTGCCCAAGCCGATCACCGTCGAAGCCGGTTCGCTGACCGCCGAGGAAGAAGCCGACCGGCAGGCGGCGGAAGAGGAAGCCGCGCTGGAAGCGGGTGCCGCCGCTGAAGAAGCGCACGAAGACACCCGTTCGGAAAAGGCCGATGGTGACGGTGGAGAGCGCAAATCGCGCCGCCGCCGCAGACGGCGCGGTGGCCGTGACCGCGATTCCGATCACGCCGAGGCGCAAGCCGGAGGCGACGCCGAAGCCGCTGATGCCGACAGCGATGGCGACGAAGAGGGCGAAAGCGCTGACAGAGCCCCTGCCACGAGCGCCCAGGACGAGGACGGCAAGCCCAAGCGCCGCCGCCGGGGCCGCCGTGGTGGCCGTGGACGCCGTCGGCGCGGTGATGGTGAGACACGCGACGATCAGGCAGCCGCATCCAGCTCAGGCGAGAGCAGCGAGATTGCCGGCCTGTCGGTGATCGAGCCGGGCGAAAGCGAAGCCATCGGCTCAGGCGAGACGCCGCCTGCCCGCACGCGCCCGTCACGCCGCCGCAAGCAAGCCGTGGAAGACGCGCCTGCGGCAGCTGAAAGCGCGGTTGAGGCCGCTGAGCCAGCCGCCAGCGAAGAGGCACCCAAGCCCAAGCGCACACGGCGCAAGAAGGCAGAACCCGCCGAAGCGGCACCTGCGCAAAGTGAAGCGGCCGTCGAGGCAGAGGCTCCGGCCAAACCGAAGCGCACGCGCAAGGCTGCTCCCAAAAAGGCGGACGCCGAAACCGCCGAGGCTCCAGCTGAAAGCGCTAGCGAAGACGCGCCCAAGCAGAAGAAGGCACCTGCCCGCAAGCCGCGCGCAAAGAAGGCTGAACCGGCATCCGAAGCACCGGCCACCGAAACGGGCGAGGAGAGCGAAAACACCGGGCCGAAGCGTTCGGGCTGGTGGCAACGCTCAGGCAAGCTGTTCGGGATGGGGTCCTGA
- a CDS encoding N-acetylmuramoyl-L-alanine amidase — protein MAALLVMVASGFAHADSITAVRFGVHDTHTRIVIETRSEMEFRAFTSGEVSPRLIVDIPGAGWAVSGLDGRQGQGHGLAGRFRFDPAAQTPRLIFDLTESAQVRESFALPPGEGGYRIVIDIEPAPAAVMTASSGFDVTDHTITQYLAERVQVSYVPPRCERPRIVIDPGHGGRDPGAPGRFGGVSESHLALAAGLALRDILNARGRYEVIMTRDRDIFLELDERIQVARRAQADIFISLHADAAPNSATGPRGAAVYTLSDSGTNRARNRARQDGEWLQTSAARTEQVNNLLLEMSLQEKRNQSLIFAASILETSSAITPLFRREPLERGFWVLLDSQIPAVLFEMGFMTNPDDSRNLNTPAYRQRLMAAVADSIDAYFAVCNNTGPVRTAAAGNSGGPALR, from the coding sequence ATGGCGGCGCTGCTCGTCATGGTGGCCAGCGGCTTTGCCCATGCAGATTCCATTACCGCCGTGCGCTTTGGCGTGCACGACACCCATACCCGCATCGTGATCGAGACCCGCTCCGAGATGGAGTTTCGCGCCTTCACCTCTGGCGAGGTGTCGCCGCGCCTGATCGTTGATATTCCGGGCGCAGGCTGGGCGGTCAGCGGTCTCGATGGCCGGCAGGGGCAGGGCCACGGGCTCGCCGGACGGTTCCGCTTCGACCCCGCTGCGCAGACGCCGCGCCTGATTTTCGATCTGACCGAGAGCGCGCAGGTGCGCGAGAGCTTCGCCCTCCCGCCGGGCGAGGGCGGCTATCGTATCGTGATTGACATTGAACCGGCACCGGCGGCGGTGATGACGGCCAGCTCCGGCTTTGACGTCACCGATCACACCATCACCCAGTATCTCGCCGAACGTGTGCAGGTATCTTACGTGCCGCCGCGCTGTGAGCGCCCGCGCATCGTGATTGATCCGGGCCATGGCGGACGTGACCCGGGCGCGCCGGGCCGGTTTGGCGGCGTATCGGAATCCCATCTGGCGCTGGCGGCCGGGCTGGCGCTGCGCGATATTCTCAATGCCCGTGGCCGTTATGAAGTCATTATGACGCGCGACCGCGATATTTTTCTGGAGCTTGATGAGCGTATCCAGGTCGCCCGCCGGGCGCAGGCAGACATCTTCATCTCGCTGCACGCCGATGCCGCGCCCAACAGCGCGACCGGCCCGCGCGGCGCGGCTGTCTACACACTGTCTGACTCCGGTACCAACCGCGCGCGCAACCGGGCGCGTCAGGACGGTGAGTGGCTGCAGACCAGCGCGGCGCGCACCGAGCAGGTCAACAATCTGCTGCTGGAAATGTCGCTGCAAGAAAAGCGCAACCAGTCGCTTATCTTCGCCGCCTCCATTCTGGAGACCTCTTCGGCGATCACGCCGCTCTTCCGCCGCGAGCCGCTGGAGCGCGGCTTCTGGGTGCTGCTGGATTCCCAGATCCCCGCCGTCCTGTTCGAGATGGGCTTTATGACCAACCCCGACGACTCGCGTAATCTGAACACTCCGGCCTATCGCCAGCGGCTGATGGCGGCGGTGGCGGACTCCATCGATGCCTATTTCGCAGTCTGCAATAATACCGGCCCGGTCCGCACCGCAGCTGCTGGCAATTCAGGCGGCCCGGCGCTGCGCTGA
- a CDS encoding penicillin-binding protein 1A, whose product MAVFSVKNFGKLALWAGSTIAVVGIVALVAVSIYVARVTEDLPDYAQLAEYEPPIMSRMHAGDGLLIAEYAFERRVFVPIEAIPPQVLNAFLAAEDANFYNHSGIDLMGLVRAAVSNIGNIINGRRLEGGSTITQQVAKNFLLSSEQRVARKVQEMVLAMRMERAFTKDRILELYLNEIFLGNRAYGVAAAALNYFDSSLDELELHEIAYLAALPKAPNNYHPTRRPEAAIGRRNYVLARMHVNGFITEAEMREAQAQPLETVSRLQGETYLAAEYFVEEVRRELFNMYGEEQLYSGGLSVRTSLDTRAQLAARSALRAGLLEYDRRYGYRGPLTTLENFDAWPEQLAEVEVPRDLDEGWTHAVVLEVRDGDVLIGTVDRARGSIPLSELRWARRPSRRSSDNFPALGAAIQRPSDVLELGDVVLVERLSEEGEEYALRQVPEVNGAVMALDPYTGRVLAMIGGYSFQHSQFNRATQARRQPGSSFKPFVYAAALDNGFTPASIILDAPFAATGGGDNRFYRPSNYSDRFYGPSTMRLGLELSRNVMTVRLAQDTGMQPIAEYAERFGIYDRMDPVLAMSLGAGETTLWRLMSAYGALVNGGRRVTPTLIDRVQDRTGQTIFVHDERECVQCDVEEWTDGLAEPELAELGEEVVDPVTAYQVVSMLEGAVRRGTGSALNALGRPVAGKTGTTNEFRDAWFVGFTPDLVVGVYVGFDTPAPLGSGEAGGRAAAPIARDAFAPILEDYPVAPFRVPEGVRLVPIDARSGEPSVLGRPGVILEAFRPGTEPVRGASREEETLSFGTGRLRDSDGESGESGEVVDTLDGIY is encoded by the coding sequence ATGGCAGTCTTCAGCGTGAAAAACTTCGGCAAGCTGGCTCTCTGGGCAGGCTCGACCATTGCGGTTGTCGGCATTGTGGCTCTGGTCGCGGTGTCCATCTACGTCGCGCGGGTCACCGAAGACTTGCCTGATTACGCGCAGCTGGCCGAGTATGAACCGCCGATTATGAGCCGCATGCATGCCGGCGACGGGCTGCTGATCGCCGAATATGCGTTTGAGCGCCGCGTTTTCGTGCCGATCGAGGCGATCCCGCCCCAGGTCCTGAACGCCTTCCTCGCGGCAGAGGATGCCAATTTCTATAATCATAGCGGCATCGACCTGATGGGGCTGGTGCGCGCTGCCGTGTCCAATATCGGCAATATTATCAATGGACGCCGTCTTGAGGGCGGTTCGACCATCACCCAGCAGGTGGCCAAGAACTTCCTGCTCTCCTCCGAGCAGCGTGTAGCGCGTAAAGTTCAGGAAATGGTGCTGGCCATGCGCATGGAGCGGGCCTTCACCAAGGACCGCATACTGGAGCTGTATCTCAACGAGATTTTCCTCGGTAACCGCGCCTATGGCGTGGCAGCGGCCGCGCTGAACTATTTCGACAGCTCACTCGATGAGCTGGAACTGCACGAGATCGCGTATCTCGCAGCCCTGCCCAAGGCGCCGAACAACTACCATCCGACCCGGCGCCCCGAAGCGGCCATTGGACGGCGCAACTACGTGCTCGCCCGCATGCACGTGAACGGCTTCATCACGGAAGCAGAGATGCGCGAAGCGCAGGCCCAGCCGCTCGAAACGGTCAGCCGTCTGCAGGGCGAAACCTATCTGGCGGCGGAGTATTTCGTCGAGGAAGTGCGCCGCGAACTCTTCAACATGTATGGCGAGGAGCAGCTTTACTCCGGCGGCCTGTCGGTGCGCACCTCGCTCGATACCCGCGCCCAGCTGGCCGCCCGCTCGGCGCTGCGTGCGGGCCTGCTGGAATATGACCGGCGCTACGGCTATCGCGGCCCGCTCACCACGCTGGAGAACTTTGACGCCTGGCCGGAACAACTGGCCGAAGTCGAGGTGCCGCGCGATCTCGACGAGGGCTGGACCCATGCTGTCGTGCTGGAAGTGCGCGATGGTGACGTGCTGATCGGCACGGTCGACCGCGCACGCGGCTCCATTCCGCTGTCCGAATTGCGCTGGGCGCGCCGCCCGTCCCGGCGCTCGTCTGATAATTTCCCGGCTCTGGGTGCTGCCATTCAACGCCCGTCCGACGTGCTGGAACTGGGCGATGTGGTACTGGTCGAGCGCCTGTCGGAAGAGGGCGAGGAATACGCCCTGCGCCAGGTGCCCGAAGTGAACGGCGCGGTGATGGCGCTTGATCCCTATACCGGCCGGGTGCTGGCCATGATTGGCGGCTATTCCTTCCAGCACAGCCAGTTCAATCGCGCCACGCAGGCGCGCCGTCAGCCCGGCTCTTCGTTCAAGCCCTTTGTCTATGCCGCCGCGCTGGACAATGGCTTCACGCCCGCCAGCATCATTCTGGATGCGCCGTTCGCGGCCACAGGCGGCGGGGACAACCGCTTCTACCGCCCGTCCAATTATTCCGACCGGTTCTACGGACCTTCCACAATGCGTCTGGGGCTGGAGCTCTCGCGTAACGTGATGACGGTGCGGCTGGCGCAGGATACCGGCATGCAGCCCATTGCCGAATATGCCGAGCGCTTCGGGATTTACGACCGGATGGATCCGGTCCTGGCCATGTCGCTGGGTGCGGGCGAGACCACGCTGTGGCGGCTGATGAGCGCCTATGGCGCGCTGGTCAATGGCGGACGGCGCGTGACGCCGACCCTGATCGACCGGGTACAGGACCGCACCGGACAGACCATTTTCGTGCACGACGAGCGCGAATGCGTGCAATGCGATGTGGAGGAATGGACAGACGGGCTTGCCGAGCCGGAGCTGGCCGAGTTGGGTGAAGAGGTTGTCGACCCGGTAACCGCCTATCAGGTCGTCTCCATGCTGGAGGGCGCGGTGCGCCGCGGTACCGGCAGCGCACTCAACGCGCTCGGCCGCCCGGTAGCGGGCAAGACCGGCACCACGAACGAGTTCCGCGATGCCTGGTTTGTCGGTTTCACGCCGGACCTGGTGGTCGGCGTCTATGTCGGCTTTGATACGCCGGCGCCGCTGGGTTCCGGCGAGGCTGGCGGCCGGGCCGCTGCCCCGATTGCGCGCGATGCATTTGCGCCCATTCTGGAAGACTATCCGGTCGCGCCGTTCCGTGTGCCCGAAGGGGTGCGCCTCGTGCCTATTGATGCGCGGTCGGGCGAGCCGTCCGTGCTGGGCCGTCCAGGCGTGATCCTGGAGGCATTCCGTCCGGGGACCGAGCCGGTACGCGGGGCCAGCCGCGAGGAAGAGACGCTCAGCTTTGGCACGGGCCGTCTGCGTGACAGCGATGGCGAGAGCGGCGAATCCGGTGAGGTGGTCGACACGCTGGACGGAATCTACTAG